The genomic window GCGTCCGGCGGCGTTTACGACGATGGTTTTCAGCGTCACGGGTTCTTCATCCTTGAGTTCGATCTTGACCGGGTCAGAATAGACGGCGGAGTTGCGCGTCGGCGCGGAACCATCGGTCGTGTAATAGACTTTCGTTCCCGGAGCCGGCGTCAGCGTAACCGAAACGCTCTTTTCAGCAGTAACGATATTCTCTAGGCCGCCCGGTTCGGGAATGCGGTAATTTACGTGTTCGGCGTCTAGCCGCGGCAGGCTCGCGACAAGGCGCCGTTTGAAATCCGCATAGTTCTTATTTGCGGGCTGCGTCCACAGAACCTCGGACAGGGCGAGCATACGCGGGAACGCCATATACTCAACATTCTCGGGCTTTTTGAGGTATTCCGTCCAAATGTTCGCCTGGCCGCCGAGGATGTATTTCACCTCGTCCGGAGCAAGCTCTTTCGGTACGGGATCCCAGCCGTAAACTTTCGAAAGCGGAATGTAGCTGCCGATATTTAGCGGCTCGTATGCCGGATCACCTTGGCCATAGTCAAAGTACACGTACGTGTTCGGTGTCATTATCACATCGTGGTGTGCGTTCGCTGCCTCGATCCCGCCCTTTTCACCTCGCCAACTCATAATGGTCGCGTTCGGTGCGACGCCGCCTTCGAGGATCTCGTCCCAGCCGATGATCTTCTTGCCCTTCGAGTTGATGAACTTCTCGATACGGCGGATGAAGTAGCTCTGTACTTCGTGCTCGTCCTTGAGGTTCTCGCGTTTCATCAACTCCTGAACGAAAGGCGATTCTTTCCAATGGTCTTTAAGGACCTCGTCGCCGCCGATGTGAATGTACGGCGAATCGGGAAAGAGCTTGATCGTCTCGTCGATCACGTCTTCGAGAAATTTGAAGGTCGTGTCAGTCGGGCAAAAAACTTCTTTGAAAATGCCCCACGTCGTCTGAACTTTGTACTTGTAGTCGGTCTTGCAGCCGAGTTCGGGATATGCCGCCAAAGCGGCCGAAGCGTGGCCCGGAAGCTCGATCTCAGGGATCAGGGTGATGTAGCGGGCTTTTGCGTATGCAACGACCTCTCTGATCTGTTTTTGCGTGTAAAATCCCTCGACCGGAATGCCGTCGCCAATGTAAGGCGAAAAGTTTCGCGCAACCATCGTCTCCGGCCGCTTCGAGCCGATCTCGGTAAGTTTGGGATATTTCTTTATCTCGATCCGCCAGCCCTGATCGTCGGTCAAATGCCAATGGAACGTATTGAACTTATACTGCGACATCAGATCGATGTACTTCTTAACGAACTCGATCGGCATAAAATGCCGCGACACATCGAGATGCATCCCGCGGTATCGGAAACGCGGCGAATCCTGCACCTCCATCGCCGGAATTTCAGCTTTGCCTTTGAATTCTGTCGGTAACAATTGAAGCAGCGACTGAATAGCATGAAACTGTCCTTGTTCGAATGCTTCAATTATGATGCGATCTTTATTGATCCCCAGCCCGTAACTACTGAGATCGGATCCGGGAGTGTGCTGTATCGCCAAAGACGGAGATTGAAAACTAATATAGTTATTGTTTTGTTTTTTATTTGTATATTCTAATTTAAAGCCATATCGCGCCATAAGCAGGTCGTTAAGAACACCCGCAGACTTTCGCCCTTCTTTGTTCGTGGCAACGATCTTGGTCTTATGGTCAAGTGTAAAATTTCCTTCTCCCGCTTTTACGTAATTCGGCCTCGGAATGATATTGATCTCATTCGCCTTAGCAAAATTAACCGAGACAAGAAGCAAAGAGAGCGCGACAGCTGCAAAAAGGTTTTTCATAAATAGTTCAATTGAACGACCGGAACGCACGCGTCCCTTGTGCGTTCAAGGCTTCAAAGCATTTTCAGCAATTGTGCCAGTTCCTGTGGAAGTTCGGAAGTGAAATGCATGCGTTCGCCGGTCTTTGGATGATCGAACGCAAGGTGTGCCGAGTGCAGGAAGAACCGCCCGAGATGCTCGACGGCCTTTCTTACCTCGTTGTTTGCGATCGAATTGTCGCGGCCTTCGTTATAGATGCTGTCGCCGACGACAGGATGATTTATCGAGGCAAGGTGTACGCGAATTTGGTGCGTGCGTCCGGTCTTGATCTCAACGTCGAGGAGCGTGAATTTCTCGAATCGCTCGCGAATCTTCCAGAGCGTTAGCGCGCTGCGGCCGTTCGCGGCAACGGTCATTTTTGTGCGGTGCCAGCGGTCGCGTGCGATGGGCCGGTCGATCGCTCCTGAGTTCTCACGCGGACTGCCGTGTACAAGAGCGACGTACCTCTTCTCAACCTCACGATCTCGGAACGCTGCGGACAGTGCCTCCTGCATCTCGATGTTCTTTGCGACAACGATCAACCCGGAAGTGTCTTTGTCGAGGCGATGTACGATACCGATCCGGTCAGAACCGCCCGCTGACGCAGGCGGTTCTGACCGGAAATGCCACGCTATCGCATTCGCGAGTGTGCCGCCCGAGACGCCGGCACCGGGATGGACGATCATTCCGGCAGGTTTATTGATAACGGCAAGGCTGTCGTCCTCGAAAACGATGTCAAGCGCAATGTTTTCCGGCTCAAATCGCACATCATCGCGCAAGGTCAATTCGACGTCGATAACGTCGCCCTCGCGTACTTTGTAGGAAGAGCGCGCCGTCTCGCCGTTTACAACTACATCCTCTTCGTCGATCAGTTTCTGCAGTTGCGAACGCGAACGGCTCTCGATCTTTCCGGCAAGAAATGCATCGAGGCGCGTGCCGCTGTCATCGGACGAGACTGTTATTTGAATGATCTCTTCTTGCTCAGACAAATCTTTTCACGCTCCTGCACGACCAATTACGTGATCCTGATCACTTAACTTCTGCGCAGAAAGCGGCGTGGCCGCTCACGCGTTCCGTTGTTTGAGCGAACGCAGGCGAACGACCATAAAAACAATACACGCTGCGGCTACCAATAGGCTTGCAAGCTGCGAGGTCGAGAGGCCGGTCATTGTCGTGAGACCGAACAGGTCGCCGCGCGGATCGTCTCGAATGAACTCGATCAGGAAGCGGAAGATCGAGTAGATGATCCCGTACGCTATCAGTATCTGACCATCGAATTTCTTTCTCTTGTGGAGCCAATACAAGAAGAAAAATACCGCGAGCATCGTGAACGATTCTATAAGCTGCGTCGGGTAGAGGAACAGATCCGAATGATCCGGCCCGTAGATCGGAACGCCTGTGTATTCGTGTCCCGCTTCTGTAAAATGAACGCCGATCGGCAGCACCGTAGCCTTTCCCCAACAGCAGCCTGCGGCAAAACAACCCTGTCTGCCGAATGCCTGTCCCAAGGCGACCGCCGGTGCAAAGGCATCGGTGATCTTCCAGAACGGCAGTTTGTAATAGCGTACCGCAAAGGCGACCGTCAGAAATCCGCCGATGATGCCGCCGTAAACAACTCCGCCGCTTCTTAAAAAGTCGAAGGTGAAGATCTGAACATCCGGTTCGACGAGGGCCATCAACAGCTTTGAACCGACGAGGCCACCGACAAGTGTCCAAAGGCCGAGATCAAAAACGCGGTCGCGCGGTATGCCGTCACGTGCCGCAAGCCTCGCCGCTGCAAAAAGGGCGAACAGCATTCCCAACGCCAGCCAGATACCGTAGGTCGTGACCGGAAAATTGCCTATCCTGAATAATTCGGGGTACATCTTCGGTTAGTGTGCGGCCGTTCGTTTCTCGGCAGCCTCCTGCCTTTTTGCGAGCATGACATCAATAAGAAGGATGCCTGCACCGACGCAGATCGCGACATCGGCAACATTGAAGGTCGGATAATGCCAGGCTCCGAACTTCACGTCAATAAAGTCGATAACGTAACCAAGCCTGATCCTGTCGGTCACGTTTCCCGCAATGCCGGCAAGCAGCAGGGCAAGGCCGCCAAGGATGCGGTCGTCCGTACGCGGCGTCCGCCACAGGAAATAGATGACCAGCGTTGCCGCAATAAATGCCACCAGCGAAAGGCCCCAGCGTCCTGTGTCGCCGTGTTCGTCAAGCATTGAGAACGCGATGCCGGTATTCTGTGCGTACGAGAGGCTGAGAAATCCCTCGATCAAACTGCGGTCGCCCGCATGGCGGAGGTTAGCCGCCGCCCATGCCTTTGTTGTCTGGTCGATAAGAAATACGCCGCCCGCGATCACGAGATAGGCGAACTTCCAAGCTAGGTCGATCTTCTTCACGCGTTATTCAGTATAAGGGAATATGGCCTTTGGTGCCTTGTATCGGCGATGCCAATCTGCGTAACAGACGTCCGTGCAGCCGATGTCATAGCGGACGACGCGCCATTTACCCGCGGTCTTTTTCAGCAGCGCAAAGAAATTATTGTCGAACATATCTGCGTCCTTTGCTTCTTGATAAGGCGTGCGGCGATAATCCGGCTGTCCGCCGCCCGGCGCCTGCGGCGTGCCGCCCAGAAACGCCCAGTTACCGGACACATTAAAATTGTCGGCGACGAAAACGATCTTCTGCTTCAACTCCTTTTCGACAGGAATACGAAGAGCATCGAGGATCGCCTGCCGCTCCGCCGTGCCTTTCTGTGGTGTATAGACAGTTTGTGCCAATGATGCGGCAACGGCGAAAATGATGACCGCGGCCGCGTTAACAACACTTCTTAACTTCATATTGTCCTCCTAAGACGCCGCTCCGAAACCGATCTGATCGAGTGCCTCGACACAGCGTTCGCAAACTGTGGGATAGCTGCTGAATTCACCGACATGCACCGAGTAGTTCCAACAGCGCTCGCACTTGTTACCCGCAGCCTTCTGTATCTCGACCGCCGAGCCGTCGCCTTCGCCGATCTCGACCTGCGAGACAATAAAGATGTACCGCAGGTCATCAAGGCGGTCAAGCAATATCTGCCGCTGGTCATCATTGGGGCGGATCACAACCTTCGCCTCAAGCGATGAGCCGATCTGCTTTGCATTGCGAGCCTCCTCGAGTGCTTTCAAAACATCATCACGAATGGCAAAGACGCGCTCCCACACGGCAAGCAAATCTTCATCCGCAGCCTCGCCGAATGACGGGAATTCCGCGAAGTGCACGGACGCGGCACGCTCGCCCGGCAGGTTCTCCCACGCTTCATCTGCCGTAAATGCAAGCATCGGAGCAAGCAGAAGGCAAAGCGACCCCGCGATCTCGTAAACTGCAGACTGCGCCGAGCGCCGAGCTTTGCTTTTTGGTGCGAAAATATAGAGCCTATCCTTGATTATGTCGAAATAGCGTGCCGACAGCGTTACGGTACAGAAGCTGTAAAGCGCTCCGTAAGCCGCCTGAAAATCGTAGGCCTCATAGCCGGCGATGACTTTTCGCTTGACGGCATCCAACTCGGCCAGAGCCCATCGATCGACCTCTTCCATCGCCGAACGCTCAACTGCATCGGCCGCCGGATCAAACCCGTCAAGATTGCCGAGTGCGTAACGCAGCGTGTTCCTGATCTTGCGGTATGCATCGACGATGCGGTCGAGTATCTCGTCAGAACAGCGCATATCCTGCGTATAATCGACCGCCGCAGCCCACAGACGCAGTATCTCAGCACCGCTCTTTCCGACGACCTCATTGGGCGACATCGAATTGCCGGCCGATTTGTGCATCTGCTTGCCTTCACCGTCAACGACCCAACCGTGGGTGATGATCTGATCGTACGGCGAACGGCGGTGCGCCGCGATACCGCAGCTCAATGATGAATTGAACCAGCCGCGATATTGATCGCCGCCTTCGAGATATACATCTGCAGGAAAGTGCAGCGTGTCGCCCCGAGTCTCGAGTACCGCAACACAGCTCGAACCCGAATCGAACCAGACATCCAGAATGTCCGTCTCCTTTCTCAGATCCGCGCTGTTGCAGTTCCGGCAGCGGAAGCCCTCGGGCAGCAACTCGCTTTCGGGGCGAGCATACCATGCATCTGCCGTCTCTTTGGCAAAGATGTCGGCAACATGATCGACGATCTGCGGATCGGCTACCGCTTCGCCGCATGCCTGACAATAAAAAACAGGTATCGGCACGCCCCACGAACGCTGTCTCGAAACGCACCAATCCGGACGGCCCTTGAACATATTGCTCATGCGGCCTTTACCCCACGACGGATGCCATTTCACGCGCTCGATCTCTGCCAAAGCGTTCTCGCGAAGGCTGGGCCCTTCGATCGACGCGTCCATCGAGACGAACCACTGCGGAGTCGCCCGAAAGATCACCGGCTGCTTGCATCGCCAACAGTGCGGGTAGCGGTGCTCGTAAGTTTCGACACTCAGCAGGGCTCCGGTCTCGCGCAGGAATTGGACGATGTTCTTGTTTGCATCAAATACATTCTGTCCGCCGAAATGCACGACGTCGGGTGTCAGGTTGCCCGCCGCATCGACCGGTGCGTAGATGTCGAGGCCATACTTTTTCGCAATGGCAAAGTCATCGCCGCCATGCCCCGGCGCCGTATGAACACAACCCGTTCCCGCGGGGCCGGTTCCTTTGCCTTCGGCACGAACGTCGAGTTCTACCTCAGCATCCGCTTCGCCAAGCGTTACGTGTTCGCCGTTCATTATCAGCGACCGACGGTCGAGCCACGCATGGCGGCATTCCAGCCGATCGAGCACGGAACCCTTGAATCGAGCAAGCTCCGTCACTGCGCCGAGGCCGCACGCCTCTACGAAAGAGCCGACAAGCTCAGATGCGACGATATACACCTCACCATTCGATTCTACGGCAGAATAATCGAAGTCCGGATGAACCGTGATGCCCATATTCGCGGGCAGAGTCCAGGGCGTTGTCGTCCAGATGACGACGAAAACATTCTTTCCGACCAATGCCGGATCGATCTTGGACGGTTCGCTTCTGAGCGGAAATTTGACATAAACGCTTGGCGATGCGTGCTGTTTGTACTGCACCTCGGCCTCGGCAAGCGCCGTCTGATCGTGTATGCACCAATAAACGGGGCGAAGGCCCTTATAAACGAAACCGCGCTCAAGAAAGCGGCCGAACAAACGAGCTGTCGATGCCTCGTATTCCGCCGACATTGTAAGGTAAGGGTTGCCCCAATCGCCCAAAATGCCGAGCCGTTTAAAGTCGCGCGTCTGGTTATTCATCGCCGTTGACGCATGCTCGCGGCAAATGCGTCGAAACGTCGCGACGGGTACGTCAGCCTTTGTCTTGCCCTTTTCGGCAAGTTTCTTCTCGACATAGGTCTCGATAGGCAGCCCGTGGCAGTCGTAGCCCGGAACGTAAGGCGCATCATAACCCATCATCGAACGCGATTTGACGACAAAGTCCTTCAATATCTTGTTAAGTGCTGTCCCGATATGAATGTCCGCGTTCGCGTACGGCGGCCCGTCGTGCAAAATGAATTTCTGACGCCCCGCTCGTGCCTCGGCTATCGAGTTATAAAGGTCAAGATCCTGCCATTTCTTAAGTCTGGCAGGCTCCATTTGGCCGAGATTCGCCTTTTGTGAAAAGGCGGTCTTCGGTAAGTTAACGGTCTTCTTAAGGTCTAATTGTTCACTCATCTATAAAATCAAAATCCCAAGCTATCGGTTTAGCTTGGGATCGCCTGCAGCACAGTAACAGCTGTCGCTCAACGCTCGGTGAGCACGCATCCCGCGATATTGCTAATAATGGGCGATGGCCTCCGCATAAAACATTTATTGTAACATACATCTTCTCAAGAGCAGGCAAGAGTGGCGAAGGCATTTCCGAGTTGGTGCACGCTTATTCTTCTTCGAGCGTGCAGAGCAGTGGAAACTCGTTTGCACGGGCAAGATTAAGAGCTTTTTCGCATTTTGCCTTTGCGATCTCGTAAGGATAAACGCCTGCGATGCCGATCCCTTCGCGATGGACCTTGAGCATGATGGTTACCGCGTCGGCATCGGAGCGACGGAACACGTGTTTCAGTATGAAGACGACGAAATCCATCGTCGTGTAATCATCATTATGCAGCAAGACCTTGAACAGCTTGGGCTTTTTAAGTTTGGTGCGTTTCTCGGCCAACACCTCGCCGTCTATATCAGGCAGATCGACCACGGTAATATTTAATCACAATACTGCGGCGCTTCCACATCTTTCAGGCAAGGCCCGAAACCTGAACCGGCTATGTCTCGACCGTTGCTTTTCGCTCCAGCTTGCCCCAGCCCACGACAGCACCGCGGATCGCCGTCCAAACAGCCTTCACCATCACCCAATACATCACTTGGCGATAGCCGAAACGCTGGATCAAGAGCCATACAAGCAGGCTTTTCTGCTCCTTCTTTTCCATCAGGAACGCAATGAGTGCGCCGACCCAATCGACCGCAAGAAAAAGGGCATAGTAGAACAACACCTGATTCAGGTTGGTAGGCGTGTGGTCGTATTCGCGCTGATGTTCGAAATAGCTCATCGCCGCTCCGATAAGCGTCCAGATGAACATCAGATCCATGAACGGAGAGATGAGCGGGAAGAATACCTGAAAGATCCAAACATTCGGCATCGCGACCAGCCCGAGTGAACCGTAGCGTGGGTTCAGCAATGCCGTCCGATGCTTCCACATACACTGCAGCGTTCCATACGACCAGCGGAAACGCTGCTTTGCAAGGTTTCGCAGCGAATCCGGAGCCTCGGTCAGGCCGACGGCACTCTCTTCATAACCGATGACGTAACCGAGCCGCCGCACTTGTATCGTCAGATCCTGATCTTCAGCAAGCGTATCAGATGAGAAGCCGCCAGTTTCTTCGAGAATGCTTCGCCGCCAAGCGCCGACCGACCCCGGAACGACAGTTATCGAATTAAGCAAAGAAAACGCGCGCCGGTCGAAATTTTGCGAGGTAACGTATTCGAGCGCCTGCCATTTTGTAACAATATTGATCCTGTTGCCGACCTTTGCATTCCCCGCAAGGGCGCCCAGCCGCTCATCCGCAAAGCGGTGCGCCATTGCACCAATGGTCGTCGGCGTAAATAGCGTATCCGCATCCAAGGCGATGATGACCTCGCCTTTTGCCCGACGCCAGCCGAAATTGAGCGCCGCCGCTTTGCCGCCGTTCTCTTTTTTATAGAGTGCTACAAGCGGAGCGTCCTTAAAATTATCAGCCGCGACATCGAACGTACGATCGGTCGAACCGTCATCAACTACGATCACCTCGAACTTCGGATAGTCGGATGCGATCAGTGCCTCGATCGTGCGAATGATGACCTTCTCTTCATTAAATGCGGGGACGATGACCGAGACGAACGGCTGATACGCCTCGCCGAAGTGATCTCGCTCACGTTTTCGCGAACGCAGGTACTGAATAAAAGCAAACGTGCCGATGAACAGCATTCTGCCGATGCCCAGGACGATGCCGATCAAGAAAAGCCAGCTGATAAGCCACAGCCCGAGCGAGACCGCGTAAAACACGTATTCGTTCGCCTTCGTGGTAAGTGTTTGATCTTTGGGAACCTCCGGCATTGCCTGCTCGGGCGACATATTCGCAAGTTCCGGAACAGTAGTGAATTGGTAGCCGCGTGCACGAAGTTCATCAATTATCCGCGGCAGTATCGCGACAGTTGCCGATCGGTCGCCTCCGCTGTCGTGCATCAGAACAATGTTTCCGCGTTCTTCAGGTGTTTTTATCGCGACCTGCTTCAACAGTTCATCGACCATCTGATCCGGCGTATGCGGAGTGCCGTCATCGTTCACCAATTTCCAATCATCAGGGTCAAGGTGCAGGCCGACCGAAACATAGCCGAGCCGCTGCGCTTCAACTGTCGGGTTAACCTCATCCGGTGTTCTCGGTTCGGCGTCGCCAAAGTACGGTGCTCGGAATAATCTGGTCGAATGGCCGGTCAGGCTCTCGATCAGCCGCTGAGTGGCATTGAGCTCGATATCGGTGATCTGCATCGGCACTTCCGCCATATTCGGATGGGTGAATGAATGATTTCCGATCGTATGCCCTTCGGCATATATCCGCTTAACTAGGTCGGGATTCGCCTGACCGTTGACGCCCAAGATGAAGAAGGTCGCCTTGACGTTCTTTTCCTTCAAAATGTCCAAGATCTTGGGTGTCCACACGGGATCGG from Chloracidobacterium sp. includes these protein-coding regions:
- the lgt gene encoding prolipoprotein diacylglyceryl transferase; translation: MYPELFRIGNFPVTTYGIWLALGMLFALFAAARLAARDGIPRDRVFDLGLWTLVGGLVGSKLLMALVEPDVQIFTFDFLRSGGVVYGGIIGGFLTVAFAVRYYKLPFWKITDAFAPAVALGQAFGRQGCFAAGCCWGKATVLPIGVHFTEAGHEYTGVPIYGPDHSDLFLYPTQLIESFTMLAVFFFLYWLHKRKKFDGQILIAYGIIYSIFRFLIEFIRDDPRGDLFGLTTMTGLSTSQLASLLVAAACIVFMVVRLRSLKQRNA
- a CDS encoding family 20 glycosylhydrolase, which translates into the protein MKNLFAAVALSLLLVSVNFAKANEINIIPRPNYVKAGEGNFTLDHKTKIVATNKEGRKSAGVLNDLLMARYGFKLEYTNKKQNNNYISFQSPSLAIQHTPGSDLSSYGLGINKDRIIIEAFEQGQFHAIQSLLQLLPTEFKGKAEIPAMEVQDSPRFRYRGMHLDVSRHFMPIEFVKKYIDLMSQYKFNTFHWHLTDDQGWRIEIKKYPKLTEIGSKRPETMVARNFSPYIGDGIPVEGFYTQKQIREVVAYAKARYITLIPEIELPGHASAALAAYPELGCKTDYKYKVQTTWGIFKEVFCPTDTTFKFLEDVIDETIKLFPDSPYIHIGGDEVLKDHWKESPFVQELMKRENLKDEHEVQSYFIRRIEKFINSKGKKIIGWDEILEGGVAPNATIMSWRGEKGGIEAANAHHDVIMTPNTYVYFDYGQGDPAYEPLNIGSYIPLSKVYGWDPVPKELAPDEVKYILGGQANIWTEYLKKPENVEYMAFPRMLALSEVLWTQPANKNYADFKRRLVASLPRLDAEHVNYRIPEPGGLENIVTAEKSVSVTLTPAPGTKVYYTTDGSAPTRNSAVYSDPVKIELKDEEPVTLKTIVVNAAGRESSIYAATIVRGTLASPAEVGKAAKPGVSYDFFIPRGDMSGEGEHRTGETRSIMLNQFAKTFDLTKPFAVTFDGYLNIPEDGVYELLIDSTWDATLVFDEKKVIDEAGTKNSSIKSAIVPLKAGPHKISLRYNHRGGDAYFRFRYGIKGRGLNQAYGGEFVH
- a CDS encoding RluA family pseudouridine synthase; protein product: MSEQEEIIQITVSSDDSGTRLDAFLAGKIESRSRSQLQKLIDEEDVVVNGETARSSYKVREGDVIDVELTLRDDVRFEPENIALDIVFEDDSLAVINKPAGMIVHPGAGVSGGTLANAIAWHFRSEPPASAGGSDRIGIVHRLDKDTSGLIVVAKNIEMQEALSAAFRDREVEKRYVALVHGSPRENSGAIDRPIARDRWHRTKMTVAANGRSALTLWKIRERFEKFTLLDVEIKTGRTHQIRVHLASINHPVVGDSIYNEGRDNSIANNEVRKAVEHLGRFFLHSAHLAFDHPKTGERMHFTSELPQELAQLLKML
- the lspA gene encoding signal peptidase II produces the protein MKKIDLAWKFAYLVIAGGVFLIDQTTKAWAAANLRHAGDRSLIEGFLSLSYAQNTGIAFSMLDEHGDTGRWGLSLVAFIAATLVIYFLWRTPRTDDRILGGLALLLAGIAGNVTDRIRLGYVIDFIDVKFGAWHYPTFNVADVAICVGAGILLIDVMLAKRQEAAEKRTAAH
- a CDS encoding ATP-dependent Clp protease adaptor ClpS; translated protein: MVDLPDIDGEVLAEKRTKLKKPKLFKVLLHNDDYTTMDFVVFILKHVFRRSDADAVTIMLKVHREGIGIAGVYPYEIAKAKCEKALNLARANEFPLLCTLEEE
- a CDS encoding glycosyltransferase, whose product is MSDKRGGEAPSKTVFADSRGRRGKFVSIFSVSLALVVTVVAGFFIVSILANPFLPAFRLHPAAALPQQNDLNLPAPELPLTETEAAIKRTGGRAKAEKRSRDEQRIDRKINAEMLRAAHSDNGTKAVNDGKPLSIGFYVNWDDSSLASLRQNYRSLDWLVPEWIRLSGNADSPLVFDVDEAALDFLQGNKPEMPVLPLLQNYKNEKWNSGILINSIGDEPGRQKLIRAILAAIEKYNFGGITIDIEEVPPASQKDLFLFMRELHDIFSQRGLILAQAVPFNDPEWNYKAYAGVTDYLMLMAYDQHWSTGDAGPVAGQDWYDSILKKRMAELSPAKTIVCFGNYGYNWADDKSEAETISFQEALLAAKESLDSPSQIKFDSESKNPYFTYTEDDGKDHSVWFLDAATAYNQIKSAEPYKVAGFALWRLGSEDPSLWDVFGSAATGTVNDLRTIEYGYDVDFRGTGEILQVISQPSEGLRELTLADGMVTDEKYKQIPSSYVIQRAGDKPGQIALTFDDGPDPVWTPKILDILKEKNVKATFFILGVNGQANPDLVKRIYAEGHTIGNHSFTHPNMAEVPMQITDIELNATQRLIESLTGHSTRLFRAPYFGDAEPRTPDEVNPTVEAQRLGYVSVGLHLDPDDWKLVNDDGTPHTPDQMVDELLKQVAIKTPEERGNIVLMHDSGGDRSATVAILPRIIDELRARGYQFTTVPELANMSPEQAMPEVPKDQTLTTKANEYVFYAVSLGLWLISWLFLIGIVLGIGRMLFIGTFAFIQYLRSRKRERDHFGEAYQPFVSVIVPAFNEEKVIIRTIEALIASDYPKFEVIVVDDGSTDRTFDVAADNFKDAPLVALYKKENGGKAAALNFGWRRAKGEVIIALDADTLFTPTTIGAMAHRFADERLGALAGNAKVGNRINIVTKWQALEYVTSQNFDRRAFSLLNSITVVPGSVGAWRRSILEETGGFSSDTLAEDQDLTIQVRRLGYVIGYEESAVGLTEAPDSLRNLAKQRFRWSYGTLQCMWKHRTALLNPRYGSLGLVAMPNVWIFQVFFPLISPFMDLMFIWTLIGAAMSYFEHQREYDHTPTNLNQVLFYYALFLAVDWVGALIAFLMEKKEQKSLLVWLLIQRFGYRQVMYWVMVKAVWTAIRGAVVGWGKLERKATVET
- the ileS gene encoding isoleucine--tRNA ligase codes for the protein MSEQLDLKKTVNLPKTAFSQKANLGQMEPARLKKWQDLDLYNSIAEARAGRQKFILHDGPPYANADIHIGTALNKILKDFVVKSRSMMGYDAPYVPGYDCHGLPIETYVEKKLAEKGKTKADVPVATFRRICREHASTAMNNQTRDFKRLGILGDWGNPYLTMSAEYEASTARLFGRFLERGFVYKGLRPVYWCIHDQTALAEAEVQYKQHASPSVYVKFPLRSEPSKIDPALVGKNVFVVIWTTTPWTLPANMGITVHPDFDYSAVESNGEVYIVASELVGSFVEACGLGAVTELARFKGSVLDRLECRHAWLDRRSLIMNGEHVTLGEADAEVELDVRAEGKGTGPAGTGCVHTAPGHGGDDFAIAKKYGLDIYAPVDAAGNLTPDVVHFGGQNVFDANKNIVQFLRETGALLSVETYEHRYPHCWRCKQPVIFRATPQWFVSMDASIEGPSLRENALAEIERVKWHPSWGKGRMSNMFKGRPDWCVSRQRSWGVPIPVFYCQACGEAVADPQIVDHVADIFAKETADAWYARPESELLPEGFRCRNCNSADLRKETDILDVWFDSGSSCVAVLETRGDTLHFPADVYLEGGDQYRGWFNSSLSCGIAAHRRSPYDQIITHGWVVDGEGKQMHKSAGNSMSPNEVVGKSGAEILRLWAAAVDYTQDMRCSDEILDRIVDAYRKIRNTLRYALGNLDGFDPAADAVERSAMEEVDRWALAELDAVKRKVIAGYEAYDFQAAYGALYSFCTVTLSARYFDIIKDRLYIFAPKSKARRSAQSAVYEIAGSLCLLLAPMLAFTADEAWENLPGERAASVHFAEFPSFGEAADEDLLAVWERVFAIRDDVLKALEEARNAKQIGSSLEAKVVIRPNDDQRQILLDRLDDLRYIFIVSQVEIGEGDGSAVEIQKAAGNKCERCWNYSVHVGEFSSYPTVCERCVEALDQIGFGAAS